Below is a window of Candidatus Falkowbacteria bacterium DNA.
GTACCGCCCCACAAATGATCAGGGTTAAATCCTAACAAATTTTCTACTCTGGCTAACATTTCATTGGCCGCTCTATTGGTAAACGTAACCAACAATATACTTTCAGGTTTTATCCCACATTCTACTAAATAAGCCACACGAAAAACTAAAGTGCGTGTTTTTCCTGACCCGGCGCCCGCCAAAACCAAACAAGGGCCGTCCGATTCGGTAACGACTTGATATTGTTCTTTATTTAGTAGTTTTTTATACTCAATCATTTGGATTACGAGATTACAAGATTATTCCTGTCACGTTGCCATTTTTGGGGATTGCAACGAATATACCAACGAACTTGCTCTAATTCCTCCTGACTTCGAATTATCCGATCGTAAAATCTCCCCTGCCAAAACCTTTCACCAACTGTCCCCCTTATTTTATTAATTTGTTTAGCTGACTGCATTTTAAATCGTCCAATCATTTTGGGCAATAACATATGGCGACGAATCATTCGACGACACGTTGTGTCGTCTGCATACATTCGTAGAGACAATTCATGAATTGTCTCTACATCACGGTCGTCGCCATTAACAATTCTAATTATCCCATGAAAATGATTGGGCATAATTATATATTTATCTATTTCACATTGTGGATAATGCCGAAACGCATCTTGCCAACATTGCTCAACAATTTCACCAAAGTCATTTAGAAACATCTTTTCATTCCTAACTTTCCCTAGCCACTCAATCATATAAGATGTACACATCGTAACATAATAGAATCCATCAGACGAATAATTCCAATACGGCAAACGTGTTGATTTAATTCTATACCTGTTTTTATATAATTCCTCACTCATATTGGTATTATTTTACCACAAAAATAGCCAAAACAAAAAAAGGGCCTAATGTAGACCCTTATAATATTCAACAACCTAAGTACCAAGCTTAGTGGCAATGGCACTCACATAAGTATCGATATTTACTTCTCCGAAAACAGTATGCTCAAACAACCGTCCATCAAACAACTTCCGAGTATCATCAGTAACTGAATGTCCGATACAAATCAAGACCTGCCGTTGTTCTTCAGTCAAAAGATCATAAACACGCCTTGAAAACCCAGGAGTCATCGGGCGCAAACACAGAAAAATCAAGTCAAACTTTTTTCCCCTAAAATGTTGAATCGCGGCTTCATCAGTTGGCAGTGGCCACAAAAAATCATTTTCAAATTCTATACCATCTCTTGTAAAAAACCCAAACAATGTTGTTATCGCCTGAAAAAAACTATCGTCTGGTGCCATTTCACTAGTTGTAAAAAACAAAACCCTCTTTGTTTCTTTCATGGGGGCCTCCTTTGCCTTCCAATAATAGAGATTAACAAAGAAGTTGAATTTTGTCAATATATAAACAAAGAGTATCAAGCATTGTAAAATAAAAAAATCCCACCATCGGCAAGATTATATCCGCTTTATCCACGTGTAATCCGTTCTATCCGCGCTGACTAAATTCACAACCACAATAGTCCTGCCTGTGGAAATCTTCTTGCGAACTTAATTCACAAGATTTTTTGAAGCCTTCGTTCTTACGCCAAATCGTATCAATGAATTTTAGATTATAAAACTCTGCGAACTCCTGGCCGATCTGATTTATCATTTCCGCGGGTTTATGTGGACTAATAGTTAAAGTTGAAGCAAACGCGTCAAAGCCATCCTCCATCGCTCGTTGCGCCACCTCACCAAGTCGATGCATAAAACATTTGCGACAGCGCTCACCCTTTTCTGGTTCATTTTCCAAACCTTTAATTAACTCTAACCATTCATCATGTACGTATTTTCCTTCAATTAATTTAATCCCCAATTTTTCAGTGTAACGCTTAACCTCATCTAAACGTAGTTTATATTCCTCTTCTGGAAAAATATTTGGATTATAAAAATAAACAGAGACCTCATGTCCCTCTTTTTGCAATTCATTAATAACTTGCCCGCCGCACGGAGCACAGCAAGAATGGAGTAATATTTTCATAAGATCAAGGATCAAGGGGCAAAGGTCAAAGAAGGATTAAAGCATAAAGATAAAAGAATAAAGAATTACACTAATCTTTTTTCTTGATTCTAGTTCCTTCCTTTCCATGAATTATTGAACCTAGGATTTTAGTTAACTCCAAAGCCTCTTGTGCCAACCTTTGTCTTTCTGCTTCTATTTTTTTATCATCCTCAATTACATACAAAAGACTCAGCCAGTGACGACTTTCTTTTGCTTCTTTCCGACATATTTTTAATCTATGTAATTCATCTTTTGGACTTACTGATTCCCAACCTTCAATATAATTTGCGCCAACTGAACCCGAGGACCTAACCAATTGTTTTCCATCTTCAATATTGGCCGTTGTTTTTTGTAATTGTCTAACTAACGACCTACAATCCTGACCAAACTTTAAACAACGGTCATATAATTGATTTTTTGCTGAAAAATTATTCTGTTCCATATGTCCCACGTTCACTTTAAGCTTTATTCTTTACTCTTGGCTCTTTCTTTGCCCTTTACCCCTTGCTCTTTGCTCTTAATCCAAACCTGCTTAAAGATCTGCAACGTCAAAGTTGATAA
It encodes the following:
- a CDS encoding epoxyqueuosine reductase QueH produces the protein MKILLHSCCAPCGGQVINELQKEGHEVSVYFYNPNIFPEEEYKLRLDEVKRYTEKLGIKLIEGKYVHDEWLELIKGLENEPEKGERCRKCFMHRLGEVAQRAMEDGFDAFASTLTISPHKPAEMINQIGQEFAEFYNLKFIDTIWRKNEGFKKSCELSSQEDFHRQDYCGCEFSQRG
- a CDS encoding transposase; amino-acid sequence: MIEWLGKVRNEKMFLNDFGEIVEQCWQDAFRHYPQCEIDKYIIMPNHFHGIIRIVNGDDRDVETIHELSLRMYADDTTCRRMIRRHMLLPKMIGRFKMQSAKQINKIRGTVGERFWQGRFYDRIIRSQEELEQVRWYIRCNPQKWQRDRNNLVIS
- a CDS encoding four helix bundle protein, which gives rise to MEQNNFSAKNQLYDRCLKFGQDCRSLVRQLQKTTANIEDGKQLVRSSGSVGANYIEGWESVSPKDELHRLKICRKEAKESRHWLSLLYVIEDDKKIEAERQRLAQEALELTKILGSIIHGKEGTRIKKKD